DNA from Marinagarivorans cellulosilyticus:
AGGCGCGCACATTGCGGAACATCACCCGGCCTACACCGTGGCAATCAAGTACTTGATCGAGCAAGGCGTCGTCGCTTAACGACGCATCCAAGTCAAAGCGTGCAACTAGCTCGTCGCGGGTAGCCGGTAAGTCGCGAATAAGAGCATTTAGCTCTGCGTACCCCGATTCCTCCTGGGCAAGCGTTTCTAAGCTTGTGTACTTATCGGGGTCGAGCAACTGCAAACGCGCAAAATGGCTTTCAAAGCCTAGCTGCTCGGGCGTTGCAGTAACCAATACCATATGCAAGCACAAATCAGACAGCGCTTGCAGCACCTCAAAGCCTGGCGTATTTGGCTGAATGTGATGCGCCTCGTCGGCAATAACCACATCAAACTCGGCCGTTAACAGGCTTTCGGTTTCTTCTACCAATGCAGACTGCTTAAGGATATGAATTTGGCCTTGCTCAAAATCGTAGCCTGGGCCATCGTAAACCCCAGGCGTTAAACTAAAACGGCGGATTAACTCAACCAGCCACTGGACCTGCAAAGCGTCAGGCACAATAATCAGCGCACGCTTGGCTCGCTCAAGCTTAAGCAAGCGGCTTAAAATCATTCCCGCCTCTAAGGTTTTACCCAAGCCAACCTCATCAGCCAATAAAACGCGAACGCGATCCCGATCGCAAGCGGTATGTGCCACATAAAGCTGATGCGCAATTAAGCTTGCGCGCACGCCTAACAAGCCATTTAAGCGAGAGCCCCACACTTTCGCCATGGCGGCATCTAGCTCACGGCGAAAGTAGAACCACTTCGCCTTATCCAGCTGGCCGGTCATTAAACGCATAAACGGCTGGTTCAATTGAATTTCAGCACTCACCTGCGTTTCGGGTACCAAGCCTTCGGTCCCAACATCGTAGATCATCAAACCTTGATGATCTTTAACCTCTAAAACACGGCGCTTTTCGCCATCAGCTAAAGTGATTTCATCGTCTTGAGCAAAGACAATGCGCGTAAGAGGCGCCTGCCCTAAGGCATACATGCGCTCGCAATTTGCTAACGGGAAAAAAATCGACACGGAGCGAGCTTCAACCGATACCACAATCCCTAAACCTAGCTCTGGCTCAGAATCGACAACCCAACGCTGCCCCTGTACAAATTCAGACATAATTTTGCTTTACACCACCAACTGGTAAGCCACTAGCGCCCGATTAGCCACAAAGACTGCAGCAATACCGACACCGAGGCATTAAGAAAGGGGCGCAATTGTAAGTTTTAACGCCTAGAGGCACAACAGCCGAAAGGCTTAGCGCCAAACAGGCAGTAAAAAATCGGCAAATCGATAAGGAAAACACCCCAGTAACATGCCTGCACGCAGCAGCGCTATTAAGAGCTGGGGTTCAAAGCATAGCGCGCGGGCAGCGCAGAAACCGCACTAAGAGGAACCATAAACACGGGAATTTGAGCCAACTGCAGAACTTTGCTCGCAACAGACCCAAGCACAGGTGCCTCGCCGTCAGTATCGCTGCAATTGCCGATAACAATAATGTCCGAAGCATTTTCTTTGGCGTATTCAATAATGGTTTTTGCAGGCGCGCCCGTTTTCACGACGATATCACTTAAATAACGACTGAATTCCACACCAAATTCATCATCTAATAAACGCTCAAAAGCTTGCTCTCGAATGTTTTCTAGCAATCCATCGATATGCGCATTACTCAGGACTTCGTTTTTGGTTTGCTCAGAACAGCGGCTATTCACCACCGCAGCCGCCAAAGCATCAATGGGAGGCACTACGTGCAATACAACGATTTTGGCATTGAACTGCCTAGCTAACTGCTCCACATAAACTAGCGAATAAGCACTTAACACGCCTAAATCACTCGCATACAATATGGTTTTAATCATTATTGCCCCTACTGCCTCAGGCGGTTACGCCAAGGGCCTACCACTCAACATCTAAGCAAGAATCATTTCCCTTGCTCTTTTATTCAGCCTAGCAGTCGCCCAAATCATTGTTGCCTTTTCTTGGCTAAAACCGACGAGCAGCATATGGCTTCAAAGCATTAAACGAGCGATTTTGTCAGCCAGACAATATATCAATAAGTCACTGTATTAACGGTAGGAATATGTGACAAAAGGGAGGCAATACTAGGCGAAGGAAAAGCCAAACGGCTGCAATAAACTAAGAGGGCCCTTTACGAAAAGAGCACTAAGATTTCTTTTTGAATGCGATACCGGGCTTGCAATTAATCACTTCAAATAAATCTTCTGCGCCACTAATACTTTCTGAGGCCCCCAAAAATAGAATGGCATTGGGCGCTAAAACGCCGTGAATATTTCGAAGAATGCGCCTTTTTAACTCGGCATTAAAATAAATCAAAACGTTACGGCAAAACACAATGTGATATTTTTCAAAACCGTACGAATCACTCTGCAGATTAAGCGGTTTAAATTCTACACACTGACGCACGTTGGCATTGATTTGCCAGCGGCCATCCGGTGTAGAAGAAAAAAACGTTTGCAGGCGTTCTTGACTCAAACCCCGGGCAATCGACAACCTGTCGTATAACCCAGCCTTGGCACTTGCCAATATTTCGCTCGAGATATCTGTCGCAACTATGCGGCTATTAAGCGGCAAGCGACCTAAACGCTGCCGATTGAATTCATTTAACGTCATACTCAAGGAATAAGGCTCTTGCCCAGACGAGCACGCTGCACACCAAACGCGAATGTTTTGCACGCCGGCGTCGACCAACGCAGGAAACAGTGTGTTTTTCGCATATTCGAAGGGGTAATTGTCGCGAAACCACAGCGTTTCGTTGGTTGTCATCGCATCGACAACCTCCTGCCTTAACGCACGCTGGCTAGGGTTGCGCAGTAGCTCTAAGAGCTTGGTTACCGAACTAATATGCTCTTGCGCCAAAATACGACGAACCCGCGTGGCAACGAGGTATTCTTTGCCCGCCCCTAGATCAATGCCGCACGCTTGTTGTAAAAACAGGCGAAACTCCTGATACTCAACATCAGTAAAGCAAATACCCTTAGGGGTTGGCGGCGGCGTGCGAGCAGTCACATGATTACCTATAACTGTAAAGTGTACTGCAAGACAATTAGACTACGCTTCATCAATCCCTTTCCCTGTCATTTCCTTCACCCTCGAGTTAACACGTTTAGCCAGTTCGTCAGGGTGGAACTTGGCCAAAAAGTCGTTTGCCCCTACTTTTTTAACCATCGCCTCGTTAAACACACCACTTAACGATGTATGCAAAATAATATGCATGTTACTCAACTGCGGGTTAGCTCTTACTTCCGCGGTAAAGGTATAGCCGTCCATTTCTGGCATTTCGATATCGGAGATAATCATCAACAATTCATGCGCTGGGTCTTTACCCTCACCGATTAACCCCTCTAAATAGTCCAGTGCTTCGCGCCCATCTTTGCGCACAGTCGTGGTCATTCCTAACGACTGCACAACCTTTTGTATTTGCTTACGGGCAATCGTCGAATCATCCACGATAAGCACGTGTTTATTGACTAACGTATCGCCTTTAGAATCTTCGATAACCTCTGGGCTCACATCTTCAGGCAGGGGCGATACTTCAGCTAATATCTTCTCTACATCGATGATTTCGACCAATTTATTATCAACTTGCGTCACCGCTGTTAAGTAATTGTCTCTGCCGGCGCCTTTGGGTGGCGGGTGAATCGCGCCCCAATTCATATTAACAATACGCTCCACAGACTTTACCAAAAAGCCCTGAGTAGACCCGTTATATTCAGTAATAATTACAAAGCACTGAGAAATATTATCTAGTGGCATGCTGCCAGTCGCTTGGCGCATATCCATAATAGGAATAGTGCCCCCACGAATGTGCGCAACACCGCGCACAACAGGATGACGTTTAGGGATTTCGTTAAGGTACGGGCATTGCAGTACCTCTTTAACCTTAAAAACATTAATTCCATATTGTTGAGAGCCGCCCAAGCTAAACAACAATAACTCGAGTCGATTCTGCCCTACCAGTTGTGTGCGCTGGTTGACACTATCTAAAACGCCAGCCATAAAAATCTCCGTTCAGAGCGAAATTCACAATTCGCGCCCAAAGCTTGCAACCAATCAAACAGGCATATCCAAAGAATGGCGCCCATACATACTCTAACTCTAGTCGGTGATTTCTTGTTTTGGCGAACTAAATACCGCAAAAGTTCAAACGGTAGATTTTCCGGCACAGTATGCCCTCGCAGAGCGTCAAAAGATCAGCAAGCAAGCCAAACCAAAAGCAAAACCTAACCGGTATGTCAGTAATTCATACAAAAAAGACCTAACTCACACTTCCGCTCTACAGCGTTTGCCCCAATACCTTCCACTCCTTTTAGACTGCTTACTAATCGGCTCGAGACTTGCACAAACAGCAAGTAATTACCAAAGACACATAAACCTGTCATACTTTTGACATAGCTTACAGCTACAAAAATTTTCATACAGGAGGTGAATCTTGAACCACATAGATAAGAAATTAGCTGCTTTCGGCCTATTTTTTTCCATCTTCATGCACGCTATAGCAGCGCACAGCGATGCGTCGAGTGGCGCAAACTACGAAGATATTGACGCTATGCGCACACAGGTAAAGGACATTCTTAGCAAGCACTACAGTTCTGTAATTCAAGACGCCCAACTAGACATTAAAGTGTCCCGCCTTGATCCGCGGCTAAAACTCGCCAAGTGCTCTGAAAGTAAGAACATTAAAGTAAACGGCAACCAAACCAAAACAGCCAATATCTCTGTTAGGGTTAGCTGTAACGGGGAATCGCCATGGAGCATTTTTGTTCCTGCCCGCATAGACGTTTTGCAAGAAGTTGTCACCGCTACACGGGACATTTATAAAGGCACCATCCTTAAAGCCGACGATCTATCATTGACGGTACGCAATACCAGTAATCTCGGCTTCGGTTACGCCAAAAGCACCACCGCACTCATAGGCAATGCCATAACGCGTAATATTAGCTCTGGTGGCGTAATACGTTTGAAGCATGTGAGTGAACCCATCGCAATCACCCGCGGCGACAAAATCACCTTAGAGGCCGGCAATGGTGGCTTATCTGTTGCGACCTCAGCTATTGCGATGTCCGACGGCAAGATCGGCGAGCAAATACGAGTAAAGAATGCCCAATCCAAACGCGTTATCGAGGCATTTGTAGTTGCCCCTGGGCGCGCAGTTGCTAACCTTTAGATCAATACTCAGTTAATTAAGACGCGAATACTAAAAAACTATAAAAAAAGTAAAAAACTTCTAAAGTAAAAGCCATTGCGGCCGACAAGCTCTGTGAACCGGCTGAATTTAAGCACAAAGCATCAGCCCTTAATGTGATAAAGAGGCATACAACATGGTTATTGACACCGGCGGCGTCGGCAAAAACCGCCTTCATGCCCCAACTCAAGATACCGGCAAAACACGTGGCCCCTCTGCGGATAATGCCAGTAACTCTGCAAATGCGGCGCAAGCCTCAAGCGGCGATAATGTTTCGTTAAGCGGCGCCGGCCAAGCTATGAGCCGCCTTGAAAGTAAAGTGCAAAGCAGCCCCGAAGTAGACACAGCTAAAGTCGCTGCAATCAAACAATCTATTGCGAATGGAAGCTTTAGCCCTAACCCTTCCGCCATTGCCGATAAGATGCTGTCTGATTTTTAGGCAGCACCTCCCTCTATAAAGCACTCTAAGCCCAGCGCTATAGCATCGACCTCCCACCCAAACAAACCGCACCATCTTGTTTCTAGCTTGTTTCTAGCTAATTACAGCCGGCAAGTCGTCTGCTCTGTAACCCATATTATGTAGAACTAGGCTTAAAACCTGCATGGCGCTTAACACAGCCGCAAAAGCGACATTTGTTTGACTAAGAGAATACTCCAATGAGTTTTGCACACCCTCTGAATAACGACCGGCTAGCGAAAAGCATTAGCAACGATATTAACGCTTGCCAAAACTTACTAGCCCTTTTAGAGCAAGAGCGTGAGCATCTAAAGAAACGCGAAATAGACAGCCTGGACGCCCTCATCGAAGCAAAATCAAAACTCCTTAACCAACTACATCAAAGCGCACTTACGCGCACGCAGTGGACAAGCCAATATCAATCAGAAGCACAGCAAAGCACCGCCTCTAGCGCCGAGCAAGTCTTTAGCCAGTACGCCATCGAAAACGGCTTGGCAGAACAATGGCAAAAACTGCAGCAACTTTTTAAAGCCTGCCAAGATGCCAACGAAGTTAACGGCAAAGTGATGATGCGCAGCCAATCCACACACGAAAGGCTATTGAATATTCTGCGTGGCCAAGGCAATAACAGCCCGCTTTATAACGGCAAAGGCGCTAAACACAACCAAAACTCCCGCGGAACCTTAGGCGAAGCCTAATCGAATAATTTCCCTTAAACCCAAAGGCCTGCAAGCGTATACTGAGCGACTTTTTTACGCAGTTGTTTTTATGCCTTCACCTTCTGACACCACATCGCCGACCAACGCCCCCCATAACCCTTGGCGCTTCTGCACTGCCCCGATGATGGAGTGGAGCGACGCTCACTGCCGTTTTTTTTGGCGACTTATCACAAAAGAAGCCCGCCTTTATACAGAAATGGTCACTACGCCAGCCCTAATTCACGGCAACCGCGCGCGCTTTTTAGCATTCAACAAAGAAGAGCACCCCATTGCCTTGCAGCTCGGCGGCAGCAACCCGCAGGAGCTTGCCGAATGCGCCAAGATGGCAGAAGACGCGGGCTTTGACGAGGTTAACCTTAACTGCGGCTGCCCGAGCGACCGCGTACAGGAAAATAAAATTGGCGCTTGCCTAATGGCGGAGCCAGAGCTGGTCGGCGATTGTATTCAAGCCATGAAAAATGCCGTTGATATCCCCGTCACGGTAAAGCACCGCATAGGTATTGATGATCAAGATAGCGTAGAACACCTGCAACACTTCGTTCGCACCTTAAGTACTGCCGGATGCGAAGTTTTTATTGTGCACGCGCGCAAAGCGTGGCTAAAGGGCTTAAGCCCTAAAGAGAACCGAGAAATTCCACCACTGCAATATGAGGCCGTTTACGCCCTCAAAACCTTATACCCGCAGCATACCTTTGTACTTAATGGGGGGTTGAATACCCTAGAGCAATGCCAGCAACAGCTGGGCCCGCTGGATGGAGTCATGGTCGGCCGAGAGATGTACCACAACCCTTATAGCTTCGCACACGTAGACGCCCTGCTATTTAACGGCACAGCACCGGCTAGTCGTGAAGATATACTGGCCGAGTTTATGACTTACTGCTGGCAGCAACATAAAAAGGGAGTGAGATTGCATCATATGTCGCGGCACATATTAGGTATTTACACCGCACAACACGGCGGGCGTTTGTTCCGGCGTTTTTTAAGCGATAACGCCAGCCCAAAAGACGCTACACCCGCTGTTTTACAAGAAGCGCTGGACGAGATGATCGCCCTGCAAGCCAAGCGAGAGGCTTACCTCCAAGCCTCCAAAGCCAAAACATAAAACTGGTACTTCCGTTCAGATTGCGAAAATGCTCTGCTATGCCCATAATACGCGCCTCATGTAATAGGGGGACCTCCATGACTAACAAGCTAGAACAACTTAAAAAATTCTCAGACGTTGTTGCCGACACGGGTGACATCGAAGCTATTAAACTGTACAAACCCGTAGATGCCACCACTAACCCATCGTTGTTGTACAGCGCCGCTCAATTAGAGCAGTACGCTCCTTTGGTACAAGACGCCCTAGCACGCGGTAAAGATATCGCAGACGCTGGTGACATCTTGGCTGTTGCTATTGGTTGTGAAATCCTCAAGATTGTTCCAGGCAAAATTTCAACAGAAGTTGATGCTCGCTTATCTTTCGATACTCAAGCATCTATCGCTAAAGCACATCGTTTAATTGAGCTTTACGAGCAAGCTGGCATTAGCAAAGACCGCGTTTTAATTAAGCTTGCCTCGACTTGGGAAGGTATTAAAGCTGCTGAAGTTCTTCAAAAAGAAGGCATCAACTGTAACCTAACCTTATTGTTCAGCTTTAGCCAAGCAGCTGCTTGTGCCGATGCCGGTGCGTTTTTGATCTCTCCATTTGTAGGTCGCATCTTAGATTGGTACAAAGCGAATACCGATCAAAAAGAGTACGCCCCTTTTGAAGATCCAGGCGTTCAGTCCGTTACTAAA
Protein-coding regions in this window:
- the tal gene encoding transaldolase yields the protein MTNKLEQLKKFSDVVADTGDIEAIKLYKPVDATTNPSLLYSAAQLEQYAPLVQDALARGKDIADAGDILAVAIGCEILKIVPGKISTEVDARLSFDTQASIAKAHRLIELYEQAGISKDRVLIKLASTWEGIKAAEVLQKEGINCNLTLLFSFSQAAACADAGAFLISPFVGRILDWYKANTDQKEYAPFEDPGVQSVTKIYDYYKSCGYNTVVMGASFRNIGEIEALAGCDRLTIGPALLDQLQKDEGTLEQALSAEGKSGGEKIVETEAQFRFSNNEDAMATDKLADGIRRFVVDMVNLENFLASKKG
- a CDS encoding flagella synthesis protein FlgN encodes the protein MSFAHPLNNDRLAKSISNDINACQNLLALLEQEREHLKKREIDSLDALIEAKSKLLNQLHQSALTRTQWTSQYQSEAQQSTASSAEQVFSQYAIENGLAEQWQKLQQLFKACQDANEVNGKVMMRSQSTHERLLNILRGQGNNSPLYNGKGAKHNQNSRGTLGEA
- the flgA gene encoding flagellar basal body P-ring formation chaperone FlgA, with the protein product MNHIDKKLAAFGLFFSIFMHAIAAHSDASSGANYEDIDAMRTQVKDILSKHYSSVIQDAQLDIKVSRLDPRLKLAKCSESKNIKVNGNQTKTANISVRVSCNGESPWSIFVPARIDVLQEVVTATRDIYKGTILKADDLSLTVRNTSNLGFGYAKSTTALIGNAITRNISSGGVIRLKHVSEPIAITRGDKITLEAGNGGLSVATSAIAMSDGKIGEQIRVKNAQSKRVIEAFVVAPGRAVANL
- a CDS encoding chemotaxis protein CheV, giving the protein MAGVLDSVNQRTQLVGQNRLELLLFSLGGSQQYGINVFKVKEVLQCPYLNEIPKRHPVVRGVAHIRGGTIPIMDMRQATGSMPLDNISQCFVIITEYNGSTQGFLVKSVERIVNMNWGAIHPPPKGAGRDNYLTAVTQVDNKLVEIIDVEKILAEVSPLPEDVSPEVIEDSKGDTLVNKHVLIVDDSTIARKQIQKVVQSLGMTTTVRKDGREALDYLEGLIGEGKDPAHELLMIISDIEMPEMDGYTFTAEVRANPQLSNMHIILHTSLSGVFNEAMVKKVGANDFLAKFHPDELAKRVNSRVKEMTGKGIDEA
- a CDS encoding CheR family methyltransferase — translated: MTARTPPPTPKGICFTDVEYQEFRLFLQQACGIDLGAGKEYLVATRVRRILAQEHISSVTKLLELLRNPSQRALRQEVVDAMTTNETLWFRDNYPFEYAKNTLFPALVDAGVQNIRVWCAACSSGQEPYSLSMTLNEFNRQRLGRLPLNSRIVATDISSEILASAKAGLYDRLSIARGLSQERLQTFFSSTPDGRWQINANVRQCVEFKPLNLQSDSYGFEKYHIVFCRNVLIYFNAELKRRILRNIHGVLAPNAILFLGASESISGAEDLFEVINCKPGIAFKKKS
- a CDS encoding universal stress protein, encoding MIKTILYASDLGVLSAYSLVYVEQLARQFNAKIVVLHVVPPIDALAAAVVNSRCSEQTKNEVLSNAHIDGLLENIREQAFERLLDDEFGVEFSRYLSDIVVKTGAPAKTIIEYAKENASDIIVIGNCSDTDGEAPVLGSVASKVLQLAQIPVFMVPLSAVSALPARYALNPSS
- the dusA gene encoding tRNA dihydrouridine(20/20a) synthase DusA; amino-acid sequence: MPSPSDTTSPTNAPHNPWRFCTAPMMEWSDAHCRFFWRLITKEARLYTEMVTTPALIHGNRARFLAFNKEEHPIALQLGGSNPQELAECAKMAEDAGFDEVNLNCGCPSDRVQENKIGACLMAEPELVGDCIQAMKNAVDIPVTVKHRIGIDDQDSVEHLQHFVRTLSTAGCEVFIVHARKAWLKGLSPKENREIPPLQYEAVYALKTLYPQHTFVLNGGLNTLEQCQQQLGPLDGVMVGREMYHNPYSFAHVDALLFNGTAPASREDILAEFMTYCWQQHKKGVRLHHMSRHILGIYTAQHGGRLFRRFLSDNASPKDATPAVLQEALDEMIALQAKREAYLQASKAKT
- the flgM gene encoding flagellar biosynthesis anti-sigma factor FlgM, which codes for MVIDTGGVGKNRLHAPTQDTGKTRGPSADNASNSANAAQASSGDNVSLSGAGQAMSRLESKVQSSPEVDTAKVAAIKQSIANGSFSPNPSAIADKMLSDF